In Candidatus Zixiibacteriota bacterium, the sequence ATTACGAGAGCGGCCAAACGCAGCGGGCCGTTTTTGGCCTTCATGTGTACATGGATTCTGATCATGCACTGGTTCGATATATACTGGCTGGTGATGCCGACGCATCATCAGGATGGTATCCACTTTTCATGGATGGATGTTACGACACTTGTTGGAGTAGGCGGCCTGTTTGTCTGGTATGTGTGGCGGCATTACAGCGCTCATCCGCTTGTACCCGTGAAAGATCCCGGCCTGAAGGCCTCGCTGGAGTTTGTTAACACCTGAGGTGTGTCAGATGAATGATAAAAATGTGAAACATCAGGCCACGAATGACGGTTACGAACACAAAGATATAAATATCAAGAAGACCGTTTTGATTGGTCTTGCTATCATACTGGTGATTGTGATATCGCTGGTGGTGCTGAACGAGTATTTCATCTCGGTAAAGGAGGGGCTGGTGTACGATATGGTGTTGAAGCCGCAGTCAACGGCGCTGCGGGACTTCCGAGCCAGGGAAGATGAGACACTCAATTCCTATAAACTTCTCGATTCCACCGCCGGCAGGTATCAGGTGCCAATCAGCCGGGCGATGGAACTCATTGCCGAAGAGGCTTACAAAGGTCTGAAATAGCCGGTCTGAAGCCGGAATTGAACAAAATGGGGCGCTACAAAATCATATATTGGACAATATGGCTCGCTATAGCCGCAAGTGTTCTCATCTTGACAGCCGGTTCCGCTCGTTCGCAGGTTGTCATGGACAGCGTGGCGCAGCTTCAGAAGATCGACGTTGAGGAACATCTGGGCGACACTATCCCCATGGATCTGATGTTTACCGACGACGAGGGCAACAGTGTTCGAATCGGCGATTACTTCGGGCAGGATAAGCCGGTGCTCATGGTGCTGGCTTATTATGAGTGCCCGATGTTGTGCAATCTCATTTTGAACGGTATCGTGCAGGGGATAAAGGACCTCGATTGGCGTCCGGGCGAGGACTATCAGATCGTTACGGTGAGTATCAACCCTCGCGAGACGTACGAGCTGGCGGCGGCCAAGAAGAAAAACTACCTGTCGTCGCTTCAGATATCCTCAGCATCGAAAGGCTGGAGCTTTTTGACAGGTGAGGAGAGCCAGTCGAAAGCGCTGGCGGATGCTTTCGGCTTCAAATATTACTGGGACGAGAAAAAACAGCAGTATGCTCATCCGGCGGTGATTTACCTGCTTTCCGAGGATGGAAAGATCACGCGTTATCTCTACGGTATCGATTACAAAAGGCAGGATTTGAAGCTGGCCCTGCTTGAGGCATCGGAGGGCAAGATAGGCTCGACCCTGGATAAATTGATTCTGTACTGCTATCACTATGATCCCGACTCCGAGGGCTATGTGGTTTTTGCCGGGAACGTGATGAGGCTTGGCGGTGTTTTGACTTTAGTTCTATTGGCCATGTTCCTGGGCGGGCTGTGGTACCGGGAACATCACAAGAAAACTCGGGGGCGAAGCGCGGACAAGCCACTGAATCAGGCGCGATAAGCACATATGGATACAACGGGCACCATCTTTCTTCCCTCAGGGCATTCCACTATCGCGGGTGAAGTCGACGCCCTTTTCAATTTCATCCTGTATGCGTCGATTGTCCTGTTTCTGCTGGTCATTTTTCTGTCGGCTTATTTCGTCATTCGATACCGGCGGCAGAAAGAGGCGGGGCTTACCTATGGCAAGGATCACAATATCAAGCTCGAGATTGCCTGGACCCTGATCCCTACCATTCTGATTATTATCGTCTTCGTCTGGGGCTTCCGTACCTATTTAAAGATGCATATTGTTCCCAAAGACGCGATAGAGATAAAAGTCACCGGCCAGAAGTGGTTCTGGAGCTTCGAATATCCCGAGGGAGTGACGTCGGTAAACGAAATCGTGGTGCCCGAAGACAAGCCGGTGAAACTTCTGATGTCCTCGAAGGACGTTATCCACAGCTTTTTCGTACCCAACTTTCGCATCAAGATGGATGTCTTGCCGAACCGGTATTCGGTGACGTGGTTTGAGGCCACCAATGCCGGTGAGTACAATCTGTTCTGTACGGAGTTTTGCGGCACCGGCCATTCGGAGATGATTGGCAAGGTTCGGGTAGTGTCCGAAAGAGAGTATGCCGAGTGGCTTCAGGCCGGTACGGCGGTTGGCGAGGGTATGACGCTGGAGG encodes:
- a CDS encoding SCO family protein, producing the protein MGRYKIIYWTIWLAIAASVLILTAGSARSQVVMDSVAQLQKIDVEEHLGDTIPMDLMFTDDEGNSVRIGDYFGQDKPVLMVLAYYECPMLCNLILNGIVQGIKDLDWRPGEDYQIVTVSINPRETYELAAAKKKNYLSSLQISSASKGWSFLTGEESQSKALADAFGFKYYWDEKKQQYAHPAVIYLLSEDGKITRYLYGIDYKRQDLKLALLEASEGKIGSTLDKLILYCYHYDPDSEGYVVFAGNVMRLGGVLTLVLLAMFLGGLWYREHHKKTRGRSADKPLNQAR
- the coxB gene encoding cytochrome c oxidase subunit II, which translates into the protein MDTTGTIFLPSGHSTIAGEVDALFNFILYASIVLFLLVIFLSAYFVIRYRRQKEAGLTYGKDHNIKLEIAWTLIPTILIIIVFVWGFRTYLKMHIVPKDAIEIKVTGQKWFWSFEYPEGVTSVNEIVVPEDKPVKLLMSSKDVIHSFFVPNFRIKMDVLPNRYSVTWFEATNAGEYNLFCTEFCGTGHSEMIGKVRVVSEREYAEWLQAGTAVGEGMTLEEFGAKLYTSKACITCHSIDGSVGTGPSFKGKYGETELMASGDRVKIDENYIRESILNPQAKVVAGYAPVMPTYQGVLKSREVDALIEFIKSLQEEADTENE